In Campylobacter mucosalis, a single window of DNA contains:
- a CDS encoding TonB-dependent siderophore receptor, whose protein sequence is MKKTIFLVANLAFISNLLADEQKELQGIYITAFIRQDDVNYQAKELVKSTTRLNLSSRQTPQSLSVITEARLKDSNINDYQVLLKSIPGVTLNKWDERVYPSARGFKIDYYLLDSMPSFGGFSLGANDMSLLPYERVEVVKGANGLLAGAGNPAASLNFIRKRADSKELKGSFSLNAGSYDKYGINADVSSPLNADGSVRARILFSHDDAKSYMDYYNRHNTAIYGVLDSDISDNSWLSLGMFYQELKRHGIRWGGMPAFNADGSRRNFSKNEIFSQPWTRWDLKTLDFYADFRHYFLNEASLNLSYSFRRANTDSNLLYYGGKVNNDNTKNMQDLSIYANKREEKIHNIDAYINLPYEAFKLEHEFVFGAMYNLYKQGDDEVSSYWHNKTTPAGIAYTTNSVIDFSNLYLSDPKFAYKNQNNANKTTQKAIYFANKLSLTDELKFLLGARLSYYKYKENGGKGNRNFTNELTPYIGLTYDLGQNHTLYTSYTSIFKPQSVKDANDKYLDPINGKDYEIGIKGDYFDGALSASFGLFRIEQDKLGVDTGRKNSATGESIYEAKKGVTSKGFEIDASGNITKNFTISAGLTHFNAKDAEGKKYDTQSSRTTANLFAKYKIGDFRIGGGLEYKSKIYVESGNTKITQNAYTLANLMLGYNISKNFDIQLNVDNLFNKRYFEGIGANKMVYGDPRTFNLKFSYNF, encoded by the coding sequence TTGAAAAAAACCATATTCTTAGTTGCTAATTTGGCATTTATATCTAATCTTTTAGCAGATGAGCAAAAGGAGCTACAAGGGATTTATATCACCGCTTTTATTAGGCAAGATGATGTAAATTATCAAGCAAAAGAGCTTGTAAAAAGCACGACAAGGCTAAATTTAAGCTCACGCCAAACCCCACAATCACTAAGTGTTATAACAGAAGCTAGATTAAAAGACTCAAACATAAACGACTATCAAGTCCTGTTAAAAAGCATACCAGGTGTTACGCTAAATAAGTGGGACGAGAGAGTTTATCCAAGCGCTAGGGGCTTTAAGATAGATTATTATTTGCTTGATTCTATGCCTAGTTTTGGCGGTTTTAGTCTAGGTGCAAATGATATGAGTTTGCTACCTTATGAGCGAGTTGAAGTTGTAAAAGGAGCAAATGGCTTATTAGCAGGTGCTGGCAATCCAGCTGCTAGTTTAAATTTTATACGAAAAAGAGCCGATAGTAAAGAGCTAAAAGGTAGTTTTAGCCTAAATGCCGGCAGCTACGATAAATACGGCATAAACGCCGATGTTTCAAGTCCGCTAAATGCTGACGGCTCAGTTCGTGCTAGAATTTTATTCTCACACGATGATGCTAAGTCATATATGGATTATTACAACCGCCACAACACCGCAATTTATGGCGTTTTAGATAGCGATATATCTGATAATTCGTGGCTTAGTTTGGGCATGTTTTATCAAGAGCTAAAAAGACATGGGATTAGATGGGGTGGTATGCCAGCCTTTAATGCTGATGGTAGCAGACGAAATTTTAGCAAAAATGAGATATTTTCACAGCCTTGGACTAGATGGGATTTAAAGACGCTTGATTTTTATGCCGATTTTAGGCACTACTTTTTAAACGAAGCTAGTTTAAATCTCTCATACTCATTTAGGCGTGCAAATACCGACTCAAATCTACTTTACTACGGCGGTAAAGTAAATAATGACAACACCAAAAATATGCAAGATTTAAGCATTTATGCAAACAAAAGAGAAGAGAAAATTCACAACATTGACGCCTACATAAACTTACCATACGAAGCGTTTAAATTAGAGCATGAATTTGTATTTGGTGCTATGTATAACCTTTATAAACAAGGAGATGATGAAGTAAGTAGTTACTGGCATAACAAAACCACACCAGCTGGCATAGCCTACACAACAAATAGCGTAATAGATTTTAGCAACCTTTATTTAAGCGACCCAAAATTTGCATATAAAAATCAAAATAATGCAAATAAAACCACGCAAAAGGCAATCTATTTTGCAAACAAACTCTCACTTACTGATGAGTTAAAATTTCTACTTGGAGCAAGACTAAGCTACTATAAATATAAAGAAAATGGTGGCAAGGGCAACAGAAATTTCACAAATGAACTAACACCATATATTGGCTTAACTTACGATTTAGGACAAAATCACACGCTTTATACAAGCTACACAAGCATTTTTAAACCACAAAGTGTTAAGGACGCAAATGATAAATACCTTGATCCAATCAACGGCAAGGATTATGAAATAGGCATAAAGGGCGACTATTTTGACGGAGCATTATCTGCTAGTTTTGGACTTTTTAGAATAGAACAAGATAAGTTAGGCGTGGATACTGGACGCAAAAATTCTGCCACTGGCGAGTCTATTTATGAGGCTAAAAAAGGCGTTACAAGCAAGGGTTTTGAGATAGACGCAAGTGGCAATATCACAAAAAATTTCACAATCAGCGCCGGACTAACTCACTTTAACGCAAAAGACGCAGAAGGCAAAAAATACGATACCCAATCATCAAGAACGACAGCAAATTTATTTGCAAAATATAAAATTGGCGATTTTAGAATCGGCGGCGGACTTGAATATAAAAGCAAAATTTACGTAGAAAGTGGCAATACAAAAATAACGCAAAATGCATACACTTTGGCAAATTTAATGCTTGGCTACAATATAAGTAAAAATTTTGACATCCAACTAAATGTAGACAATCTCTTTAATAAACGCTACTTTGAAGGCATTGGTGCTAACAAAATGGTTTATGGCGACCCACGTACATTTAATCTAAAATTTTCATACAATTTTTAA
- a CDS encoding iron-containing alcohol dehydrogenase gives MRNFSFVNPTRIEFGKGKEQKIGDFMSEFGVKRAILLYGSERIKNSGLYDIVASSLKQNGIEFIALGGIKSNPVLSKVNEAINLAREFKADSVLAVGGGSVLDSAKAVAAGVCYDGDVWDLFTGKSPKTALKIFDIITLAATGSEMNNGAVVTNENTAQKYAISGECLYPVVSVINPELQASVSRDYLVYSAADIIAHSIEGYFSATYHPELVRMQIEANIKTVIKTTEILLENPNDYDARAEFAWAATLALNGYTYLGVEGFSYPNHMLEHAMSAITDCAHGAGLSVVIPAWSKWYRDKNPDAFKRFSREIFGLNSADDGINALKAWFDKVGTPTSLKQLNIDDEILAKIIDNAVMNAKAWRMDKLYTKENITEIFALAK, from the coding sequence ATGAGAAATTTTAGTTTTGTTAATCCGACAAGGATTGAATTTGGCAAGGGTAAAGAGCAAAAAATTGGCGATTTTATGAGCGAGTTTGGCGTTAAAAGAGCGATTTTGCTTTACGGCAGTGAGCGTATTAAAAATAGCGGACTTTACGATATCGTCGCTAGTAGTTTAAAGCAAAACGGCATTGAGTTTATCGCACTTGGCGGTATTAAATCAAACCCAGTTTTAAGCAAGGTAAATGAGGCTATAAATTTAGCACGTGAGTTTAAGGCTGATAGCGTTTTAGCTGTTGGTGGTGGTTCTGTTTTAGATAGTGCAAAAGCCGTTGCTGCCGGGGTTTGCTATGACGGCGACGTTTGGGATTTATTTACTGGTAAAAGTCCAAAAACGGCACTTAAAATTTTTGACATCATCACACTTGCTGCCACTGGTAGCGAGATGAATAACGGAGCGGTGGTAACAAATGAAAATACAGCTCAAAAATACGCAATTAGTGGCGAGTGCCTTTATCCAGTCGTTTCTGTTATAAATCCAGAGCTTCAAGCAAGTGTGAGCCGTGATTATTTGGTATATTCGGCTGCCGATATCATCGCTCACAGCATTGAGGGCTATTTTAGCGCGACTTATCATCCAGAGCTTGTTAGAATGCAGATTGAAGCAAACATTAAAACTGTTATAAAAACGACTGAAATTTTGCTAGAAAATCCAAATGATTATGACGCAAGAGCTGAGTTTGCGTGGGCTGCGACTTTGGCGTTAAATGGCTATACATATCTTGGTGTTGAAGGTTTTAGCTATCCAAATCATATGCTTGAACACGCGATGAGTGCGATTACTGATTGTGCTCACGGAGCTGGATTAAGCGTAGTTATACCGGCTTGGAGCAAGTGGTATAGGGATAAAAATCCGGACGCCTTTAAGCGTTTTAGTCGTGAAATTTTTGGATTAAACTCGGCTGACGATGGCATAAATGCACTTAAAGCGTGGTTTGATAAAGTAGGCACTCCAACTAGTCTAAAACAGCTAAATATTGATGATGAAATTTTAGCTAAAATCATTGATAACGCCGTAATGAACGCAAAAGCGTGGCGAATGGATAAACTTTACACAAAAGAAAATATCACTGAAATTTTCGCCCTTGCAAAGTAA
- a CDS encoding flavodoxin: protein MNANDTILVYFSATNRTKNVAEIIAQKLGIKSVSLEPKEPYTPQDLDYNNPKARVYVELQTRPNVVLKNAVISDWQSYKNVITSYLVWWYDYAWVMNEFLTSNDFTDKNIAVFATSASS from the coding sequence ATGAACGCAAATGATACGATTTTGGTCTATTTTTCAGCCACAAACCGCACTAAAAATGTAGCAGAGATAATAGCACAAAAACTTGGCATAAAAAGCGTGAGTTTAGAGCCAAAAGAGCCTTATACGCCACAAGATTTGGATTACAATAACCCCAAAGCAAGGGTTTATGTAGAGCTTCAAACTCGCCCAAATGTAGTGCTTAAAAACGCAGTAATTAGCGACTGGCAAAGCTATAAAAACGTGATAACTAGCTATCTGGTTTGGTGGTATGATTACGCTTGGGTGATGAATGAGTTTTTAACCAGTAACGATTTTACTGACAAAAATATCGCCGTTTTTGCAACTTCTGCTAGTTCTTAA
- a CDS encoding DapH/DapD/GlmU-related protein → MIKFDGIIKPDSELFSHIQELVEINREKVAKLSGAYLSRDEIREILSDITGVSVDESVIVNLPFYTDFGHHIRLGKNVFINQGAMMTDLGGIFIGDNVLIAPRVNILSVNHPTDPALRTGLILKPVRISNNVWIGAGATILPGVNIGENAIIAAASVVAKDVPPNCIVAGNPAKIIKNF, encoded by the coding sequence ATGATAAAATTTGACGGCATTATTAAGCCAGATTCAGAGCTTTTTAGCCATATCCAAGAGCTTGTTGAAATAAACAGAGAAAAAGTCGCAAAACTAAGCGGTGCGTATCTATCTCGTGATGAGATACGAGAAATTCTGTCAGACATAACTGGCGTTAGTGTTGATGAGAGCGTGATTGTAAATTTGCCCTTTTACACGGACTTCGGACATCACATTAGACTTGGTAAAAATGTCTTTATAAATCAGGGCGCGATGATGACTGACTTGGGCGGAATTTTCATCGGAGATAACGTTTTAATCGCTCCAAGAGTAAATATTTTAAGCGTAAATCACCCAACCGACCCAGCACTTCGCACCGGACTTATTTTAAAGCCAGTTAGAATTTCAAATAACGTTTGGATTGGAGCTGGTGCTACGATACTACCTGGTGTAAATATTGGCGAAAACGCCATAATCGCCGCCGCTTCTGTCGTAGCAAAAGATGTCCCGCCAAACTGCATAGTCGCAGGTAATCCAGCCAAAATCATCAAAAATTTTTAA
- a CDS encoding cyclophilin-like fold protein gives MFRIIFALILTLNLKADEMKIVFITQGKEIFATLNDNKAARDFYSLLPLKIELKDYAGAEKYDKLPKPLDVSDEPSTDGKIGDISYFAPWGNFVIYYKNQPFYNGIIRLGRFDGDFSAVINSKNVEIRAVK, from the coding sequence ATGTTTCGCATAATTTTTGCATTGATTTTAACACTAAATTTAAAGGCTGATGAGATGAAAATCGTATTTATCACGCAAGGTAAAGAAATTTTTGCAACACTAAATGATAACAAGGCGGCAAGGGATTTTTACTCTCTTTTGCCATTAAAAATTGAGCTTAAAGATTATGCTGGGGCTGAAAAATATGATAAATTGCCAAAACCGCTTGATGTGAGTGACGAGCCAAGCACGGACGGCAAAATAGGCGATATATCGTATTTTGCACCGTGGGGAAATTTTGTAATTTATTATAAAAATCAGCCATTTTACAACGGCATTATTCGTTTAGGTAGGTTTGACGGCGATTTTAGTGCGGTTATAAACTCAAAAAACGTAGAGATAAGGGCAGTAAAATGA
- a CDS encoding nuclear transport factor 2 family protein has translation MKSLLLSLALTTCISSAFSADINNKNNQHIQNKILVQNFWNALFNEHKIAVIDELVDEKYIQHNPSFKDGKNAFKNGMEGFLKEFPKSSAKIKNIGSDDDLVFIHNHIKLNENDKGQAAVDIFRVKDGKIVEHWDVIQDIPEKSENQNTMF, from the coding sequence ATGAAATCACTCTTACTTTCTCTTGCACTAACTACCTGCATTTCATCGGCATTTTCAGCCGATATTAACAACAAAAATAATCAACACATTCAAAATAAAATTTTGGTTCAAAATTTTTGGAATGCTTTGTTTAATGAGCATAAAATAGCGGTTATAGACGAATTAGTAGATGAAAAATATATACAGCACAATCCGAGCTTTAAGGATGGCAAAAACGCATTTAAAAATGGTATGGAGGGCTTTTTAAAAGAATTCCCAAAAAGTAGTGCCAAGATTAAAAATATCGGCTCAGACGACGATTTAGTTTTTATTCACAATCATATTAAGCTAAACGAAAACGACAAAGGTCAAGCCGCTGTGGATATATTTCGCGTTAAAGATGGCAAAATCGTAGAACACTGGGACGTCATCCAAGATATCCCTGAAAAAAGCGAAAATCAAAATACGATGTTTTAA
- a CDS encoding AraC family transcriptional regulator, with protein MIDKICEILDAKFPKNGAFKGDFDWFYFYRISKKTEFSHAFYEPSFCVILKGQKAVMIKGETISYDCDRYVIAPMHLSARVAITKTPYVSLKIAFSVDEILSVIKEMGVSDFKDTKDLGLFFGDLDDVLLDAIFRLVSIENGDKFRANLIKKEILYLLLSGAGGDFLRSYTQSGSTKNVILRAINEIKANYKDRINMDDLARKLGISISSFYSNFKDVAGVSPLAFTKHLRLEEAKNLLLNSDFDAHSVALMVGYESPTQFSREYAKMYGLPPIAHTKFLKSQGF; from the coding sequence ATGATAGATAAAATTTGTGAGATTTTAGACGCAAAATTCCCAAAAAATGGTGCATTTAAGGGCGATTTTGACTGGTTTTATTTTTACAGGATTAGTAAAAAGACCGAGTTTAGCCACGCATTTTACGAGCCATCATTTTGCGTGATTTTAAAAGGGCAAAAGGCGGTTATGATTAAAGGCGAAACGATAAGTTATGATTGCGACCGCTATGTGATTGCTCCTATGCATTTAAGCGCAAGGGTGGCGATTACTAAAACGCCCTATGTGTCGCTTAAAATCGCATTTAGCGTTGATGAAATTTTAAGTGTCATTAAAGAAATGGGCGTTAGCGATTTTAAGGACACAAAGGATTTGGGGCTGTTTTTTGGCGACCTTGATGACGTTTTACTTGATGCGATTTTTAGGCTAGTAAGCATTGAAAATGGCGATAAATTTAGGGCAAATTTAATCAAAAAAGAGATTTTATACCTGCTTTTAAGTGGTGCTGGGGGCGATTTTTTACGCTCATACACGCAAAGTGGGAGTACAAAAAACGTGATTTTAAGGGCGATAAACGAGATAAAAGCAAACTACAAAGACCGCATAAATATGGACGATTTGGCACGAAAACTTGGCATTTCAATCTCATCTTTTTACTCAAATTTCAAAGATGTTGCAGGAGTTAGCCCGCTTGCATTTACTAAGCATTTAAGACTTGAAGAGGCGAAAAATCTCCTTTTAAACAGCGATTTTGACGCTCACAGCGTGGCTTTAATGGTGGGCTATGAAAGCCCAACGCAGTTTAGCCGTGAATACGCCAAAATGTATGGCTTACCGCCGATCGCTCACACGAAATTTCTAAAATCGCAAGGGTTTTGA
- a CDS encoding DUF4230 domain-containing protein, with translation MNEFIIVSLLSLLLLSVFVIFRTKNELSRHKKESENFSHVNQIEQLKSIGELSVFQVYSKEIVTKTDHAFGEFGDKYLRWLVSEKKLSMIFEFEINFIYDLTSKELEIIQVANSKFHVKMPPCKYKFSIADMKFYDEKNGKFIPFLLPDALNSFFGSGFREDDKNRLIAEAKIEVEKMSLRLIKELESKIHKSARDTLEAIAKSFGAQQVSFEFNDDKSQIDLKNIA, from the coding sequence ATGAATGAATTTATCATCGTATCGCTTTTAAGTTTGCTTTTGTTATCGGTTTTTGTTATTTTTCGCACGAAAAATGAGTTAAGCAGACATAAAAAAGAGAGTGAAAATTTTAGCCACGTAAATCAGATAGAACAGCTAAAAAGTATCGGCGAACTCTCGGTTTTTCAGGTGTATAGCAAAGAGATCGTTACTAAAACCGACCACGCTTTTGGCGAGTTTGGCGATAAGTATTTAAGGTGGTTAGTAAGCGAGAAAAAACTCTCGATGATATTTGAGTTTGAGATAAATTTTATCTATGATTTAACGAGCAAAGAGCTTGAAATTATTCAGGTCGCAAACTCAAAATTTCACGTAAAAATGCCACCTTGTAAGTATAAATTTTCAATTGCCGATATGAAATTTTACGATGAGAAAAACGGCAAATTTATACCATTTTTACTACCTGACGCATTAAATAGCTTCTTTGGATCTGGTTTTCGTGAAGATGATAAAAATCGCTTGATAGCCGAGGCAAAAATAGAGGTTGAAAAGATGAGTTTAAGGCTCATTAAAGAGCTTGAAAGTAAAATTCACAAATCCGCCCGTGATACGCTTGAAGCGATTGCAAAGAGTTTTGGAGCACAGCAAGTTAGCTTTGAGTTTAATGATGATAAAAGTCAAATTGATTTAAAAAATATAGCGTAA
- the ilvA gene encoding threonine ammonia-lyase, with translation MVLLNKIIQAKRTISGFVDRTPFAFSSKLSTLSGAKIYLKEENLQRTGAYKIRGAYNKIANLSDDERKKGVVAASAGNHAQGVAISAREFGIKAVIVMPESTPLLKVANTRALGAEILLKGDNFDEAYEFAINYAKEHSMSFIHPFNDEFVMAGQGTIGLEMLDEVADLDIVIIPVGGGGLASGISSCVKQVNPDIKVVCVGAKGAPAMFESFKAKKSINSKSVRTIADGIAVRDASETTLANIIECVDEFVQVDDEEIANAILFLLESQKIVVEGAGAAGVAALMHGKIKHKKDAKIGIVLSGGNIDVQMLSIIIEKGLIKSARKMIIQVTLIDKPGALLALTDTLKTANANIVKIDYDRFSTELEYGDASIIITLETKGKDHQELVATLLNQNGFEFKQIF, from the coding sequence ATGGTCTTATTAAACAAAATTATCCAAGCCAAACGCACCATAAGCGGTTTTGTGGATAGAACTCCATTTGCGTTTAGCTCAAAATTAAGCACGTTAAGCGGTGCTAAAATTTACCTAAAAGAAGAAAATTTGCAGCGAACAGGTGCGTATAAAATCCGCGGTGCATATAATAAAATAGCAAATTTAAGCGACGATGAGCGAAAAAAAGGCGTCGTAGCTGCAAGTGCTGGCAATCACGCACAAGGTGTGGCAATATCTGCTCGTGAGTTTGGCATTAAGGCTGTGATTGTGATGCCTGAATCCACTCCGCTTTTAAAGGTGGCAAATACAAGGGCTTTGGGGGCTGAGATTTTACTAAAAGGCGATAATTTTGATGAGGCTTATGAATTTGCCATAAACTACGCAAAAGAGCATAGTATGAGCTTTATCCACCCATTTAACGATGAGTTTGTTATGGCAGGTCAGGGCACAATTGGGCTTGAAATGCTTGATGAAGTAGCCGACCTTGATATCGTCATCATTCCAGTTGGTGGCGGCGGGCTAGCTAGTGGAATTTCAAGTTGCGTTAAACAGGTAAATCCAGATATAAAGGTCGTTTGCGTGGGTGCAAAGGGTGCGCCTGCTATGTTTGAGAGCTTTAAAGCAAAAAAGAGCATAAACTCAAAATCAGTTCGCACGATAGCCGATGGTATCGCTGTTCGTGACGCTAGCGAGACCACTTTGGCAAATATTATTGAGTGCGTTGATGAGTTTGTTCAGGTTGATGATGAAGAGATTGCAAATGCGATTTTGTTCTTACTTGAAAGTCAAAAAATAGTCGTTGAGGGTGCCGGTGCGGCTGGTGTGGCAGCATTAATGCACGGTAAAATCAAACACAAAAAGGACGCAAAAATCGGTATTGTGCTAAGTGGCGGTAACATTGACGTGCAAATGCTCTCAATCATCATCGAAAAGGGTCTAATAAAATCAGCACGTAAGATGATAATTCAAGTTACGTTAATTGATAAACCGGGTGCGCTTTTAGCCCTTACAGATACGTTAAAAACAGCAAACGCAAACATCGTAAAGATTGATTATGACCGCTTTTCAACCGAGCTTGAATACGGCGACGCTAGTATCATCATCACGCTTGAAACAAAGGGTAAGGATCATCAAGAGCTTGTCGCCACGCTTTTAAACCAAAATGGATTTGAGTTTAAACAGATTTTTTAG
- the trmA gene encoding tRNA (uridine(54)-C5)-methyltransferase TrmA yields MDCLHLKECGSCTLFNPYDKQVDFKLEFLRENFSEFYGGDFEFFKSDESHYRTRAEFGIWHENDAISYTMNGVNGNKILIKNCPKVSRKIYDFMPNLIEILGQFEGLKSKLFGVEFINSTSELLCVLLYHKRLNESFKNELEILKSAFKNVNFIARSKGVKIILDEPNLSDELNIDDKIYTLNYDENAFIQPNKKVNESMIGWAKSCVKNGTDLLELYCGHGNFTLPLSENFRAVLATEISKSSIKNATKNCELNNIKNINFVRLSADELMSAFNREREFNRLKNLDIFSYDFSHILVDPPRAGLSKNVIEFIKNYENIIYISCNPATLKENLRELVRTHKIVRFAGFDQFANTHHLECGALLKRL; encoded by the coding sequence GTGGATTGTTTGCATTTAAAAGAGTGTGGTAGTTGCACTCTTTTTAACCCTTATGATAAACAGGTTGATTTTAAGCTAGAATTTTTACGCGAAAATTTTAGCGAGTTTTATGGTGGCGATTTTGAATTTTTTAAAAGCGATGAGAGTCATTATAGAACTCGTGCTGAATTTGGTATTTGGCACGAAAATGACGCTATTTCATACACGATGAACGGCGTAAATGGCAATAAAATTTTAATTAAAAACTGCCCAAAGGTAAGCCGTAAAATTTATGATTTTATGCCAAACTTAATTGAGATTTTGGGTCAATTTGAGGGGCTAAAATCAAAGCTTTTTGGGGTTGAGTTTATTAATAGCACTAGTGAGCTTTTGTGTGTTTTGCTCTATCATAAAAGGCTTAATGAGAGTTTTAAAAATGAGCTTGAAATTTTAAAATCGGCGTTTAAAAACGTAAATTTTATAGCTAGAAGCAAGGGTGTAAAAATCATTTTAGATGAGCCAAATTTAAGCGATGAGCTAAATATTGATGATAAAATTTATACGCTAAATTACGATGAAAACGCCTTTATCCAGCCAAATAAAAAGGTAAATGAAAGTATGATAGGCTGGGCTAAAAGTTGCGTTAAAAACGGCACTGATTTGCTTGAGCTTTACTGCGGACACGGCAACTTTACATTGCCTTTAAGCGAGAATTTTAGAGCGGTTTTGGCCACTGAAATTTCAAAAAGCTCGATTAAAAATGCTACGAAAAATTGCGAGTTAAACAATATAAAAAATATAAATTTCGTGCGACTTAGTGCTGATGAGCTAATGAGTGCGTTTAATCGTGAGCGTGAGTTTAATCGCCTTAAAAATTTAGACATTTTTAGCTATGATTTTAGTCATATTTTGGTTGATCCGCCGCGCGCCGGGCTAAGCAAAAACGTGATAGAGTTTATCAAAAACTATGAAAATATTATCTATATATCCTGTAATCCTGCTACGTTAAAAGAGAATCTGCGTGAGCTTGTAAGAACGCATAAGATAGTGCGGTTTGCGGGGTTTGATCAGTTTGCAAATACTCATCATTTAGAATGCGGAGCTTTGTTAAAGCGTTTGTAG
- a CDS encoding Na+/H+ antiporter NhaC family protein has protein sequence MSRNFLFLALLPLTLFADAAENAKIFGIWTLVPPVVAIALAFITKDVILSLFIGVFSGTFLINIINETIFMSFVKGFTGIVERIVGSMADSWNAGIMLQVLCIGGVVALITKMGGTKAVALWLSKKAKTGISAQISTWVMGIFVFFDDYANALIVGPIMRPITDKFKISREKLAFIIDATAAPIAGIAIISTWVGLEISLIKNGYELIGVTDINAYGIFIETIPYRFYNIFILFFIVYTAFMGREFGSMLTAERRARRGELHSGKVMMEDIEDKTLEPKEGVRLAMSNAVVPLFVLIVGAFVSFYFSGLKALDGEALKLALENPLSFNTFRETFGAADASVALFQSALLATIVAITIGVWRKIFGVKEAISTWVKGWKTMIITIVILLLAWSLSSVIKELGTSRYLVELLSQSTPKFILPVAIFVLGSFISFSTGTSYGTMGILMPLAIPLANAVGVHYGLSGDAMHSYMIVNISAVLTGAIFGDHCSPISDTTILSSMGAGCNHIDHVTTQMPYAISVGLITIFVGYIPTALGLSAWATLPLGLIATWALVRFVGKKVEA, from the coding sequence ATGAGTAGAAATTTTTTGTTTTTAGCTTTGTTGCCGCTTACGCTTTTTGCTGACGCGGCGGAAAATGCCAAAATTTTTGGCATATGGACGCTTGTCCCGCCAGTTGTAGCAATAGCACTTGCGTTTATAACCAAAGATGTTATATTATCGCTTTTTATAGGCGTTTTTAGTGGAACGTTTTTAATAAATATCATAAACGAAACTATCTTTATGTCATTTGTTAAAGGCTTTACGGGTATAGTTGAGCGTATAGTTGGTTCTATGGCTGACAGCTGGAATGCTGGTATTATGCTTCAAGTGCTTTGTATTGGTGGTGTGGTCGCACTTATAACTAAAATGGGTGGTACAAAAGCGGTCGCACTTTGGCTTAGTAAAAAGGCAAAAACAGGCATATCAGCTCAAATTTCAACTTGGGTTATGGGTATTTTTGTGTTTTTTGATGACTATGCAAATGCTTTAATTGTCGGTCCAATAATGCGTCCAATAACAGATAAATTTAAAATCAGCCGTGAAAAACTAGCCTTTATCATTGACGCCACGGCGGCCCCGATTGCTGGTATTGCTATCATCTCAACGTGGGTTGGGCTTGAAATTTCGCTTATTAAAAACGGATATGAACTTATTGGAGTAACCGATATAAACGCTTATGGAATTTTTATAGAAACTATTCCTTATAGATTTTATAATATCTTCATACTATTTTTTATAGTTTATACGGCATTTATGGGGCGTGAGTTTGGCTCAATGCTAACGGCTGAACGCCGTGCTAGACGCGGAGAGTTGCACTCTGGTAAGGTTATGATGGAAGATATTGAGGATAAGACTCTAGAGCCAAAAGAGGGCGTAAGACTTGCTATGTCAAACGCGGTCGTGCCACTTTTTGTATTGATAGTTGGGGCGTTTGTAAGTTTTTATTTTAGTGGTTTAAAGGCACTTGATGGAGAGGCTTTAAAATTAGCCCTAGAAAATCCACTTAGCTTTAATACATTTAGGGAAACTTTTGGTGCTGCTGACGCTTCAGTAGCACTTTTTCAATCAGCACTACTTGCTACGATAGTTGCGATAACAATTGGTGTTTGGCGTAAAATTTTTGGCGTTAAAGAGGCTATTAGCACTTGGGTAAAGGGTTGGAAGACGATGATTATAACGATTGTGATCTTGCTTCTTGCTTGGAGCTTAAGCTCTGTTATTAAAGAGCTTGGAACAAGTCGCTATTTGGTCGAACTCCTTAGCCAAAGCACACCAAAATTTATCCTGCCAGTTGCTATATTTGTTTTAGGCTCTTTTATATCTTTTTCAACAGGCACGAGCTACGGCACAATGGGCATTTTAATGCCTCTTGCTATACCTTTAGCAAACGCAGTTGGCGTTCATTATGGGCTTAGTGGTGACGCTATGCACTCTTATATGATAGTAAATATATCCGCTGTTTTAACAGGTGCGATATTTGGCGACCACTGCTCTCCGATATCAGATACTACGATTTTAAGCTCAATGGGAGCAGGTTGTAACCACATAGATCACGTAACGACCCAAATGCCTTATGCTATTAGCGTTGGTCTTATTACGATTTTTGTTGGCTATATCCCTACGGCACTTGGGCTTAGTGCTTGGGCTACTCTACCGCTTGGCTTGATTGCTACTTGGGCACTTGTTAGATTTGTTGGTAAAAAGGTTGAGGCTTAG